A stretch of the Vulcanisaeta souniana JCM 11219 genome encodes the following:
- a CDS encoding GlcG/HbpS family heme-binding protein codes for MSVPRFLTLDIAKKMINAMIRYAQDNKVPPGSFAVVDEGGHVIAVERRDNGPPATFDIAIDKAWTAATMKTSARVLEVITRGQGWRLNVKYGGRLTIIPGSVPVVSGNRVIGGIGHSGGSAEEDEAIAQAGLSAFYREDHIDFAGEDGLRSLRRVADAVINYVIEKKLRPVVITIADEWGWPVLIYRMDGTPYGYIEVSRDRAWTAVAFRVSSDSIMNEVGIEYGVCWNERLTVTAGGIPFKLQGSLFAIGVAGNKPQYDKELAISALKSTDAEPMV; via the coding sequence ATGAGCGTACCAAGATTCTTAACTCTAGATATCGCGAAGAAGATGATTAATGCAATGATTAGGTATGCCCAGGATAATAAGGTGCCACCAGGTAGTTTTGCCGTGGTTGATGAGGGTGGTCATGTAATTGCGGTTGAACGTAGGGACAATGGCCCACCCGCGACCTTCGATATAGCAATTGACAAGGCCTGGACTGCAGCAACAATGAAAACATCAGCTAGAGTTCTTGAGGTTATTACGAGGGGTCAGGGTTGGAGACTTAATGTTAAGTATGGTGGTAGGCTCACGATAATACCCGGCTCAGTACCCGTGGTCTCGGGCAATAGGGTTATTGGTGGTATAGGGCATAGTGGTGGCTCTGCTGAGGAGGATGAGGCAATAGCACAGGCGGGGTTGAGCGCATTTTATAGGGAGGATCATATAGACTTCGCCGGCGAGGATGGACTTAGGTCATTAAGGAGGGTGGCAGATGCTGTGATCAACTATGTCATAGAGAAGAAGCTGCGTCCAGTGGTTATAACAATAGCTGATGAGTGGGGATGGCCGGTATTGATCTATAGGATGGATGGGACTCCCTATGGCTATATTGAGGTCTCACGCGATAGGGCCTGGACAGCAGTAGCCTTTAGAGTCTCATCAGATTCCATAATGAATGAGGTGGGTATTGAGTATGGTGTTTGTTGGAATGAGCGGTTGACAGTGACGGCTGGTGGAATACCCTTTAAGTTACAGGGTTCATTATTCGCCATTGGTGTTGCCGGTAATAAGCCCCAGTATGATAAGGAGTTAGCCATTTCAGCACTGAAGAGTACTGACGCAGAACCAATGGTCTAA
- a CDS encoding NAD(P)/FAD-dependent oxidoreductase, which translates to MLEPLNFDVAIIGGGIAGVSIARELSQYSINVAVIDMHDDVGLESTSTNHNLVCQGGDSLSFRPGTLHAELNIKSIPLWPKLADELNFPLKRVGGLWLIRDKADFKRYLRLYSRAFKSSLEPNAPYYIPEGSFQPLEFVNRKQLLDMEPYVMPNALGALHDPNLCIIDPIKVAKALAENAKANGVEFLLKQEVTKIERQGITYSIYTRQGLIIKSTFVINASGIEVDRVAEMVSARNFSIVPLKGTLTDFDEEVGKLISHEVHVLPRMEDLPHVKAVLPNIYGFARSGIYLELTYKSDKAVREEAVNHNIKVAKELFPEIPFERHIVKSFTGFMAYTNADTGWHDFVVDIPDYVPNWINIVLGPAGVSASPMLGKKVIELLIQSGLRLEPKKGFDPRARRGVSS; encoded by the coding sequence ATGCTGGAACCACTTAATTTTGATGTTGCGATTATTGGTGGTGGTATTGCCGGTGTGTCCATAGCTCGTGAGTTGTCTCAATACAGCATTAATGTTGCTGTTATTGATATGCATGACGATGTTGGTCTAGAAAGTACATCAACAAACCATAACTTGGTCTGTCAAGGTGGCGATTCTCTGTCATTCAGGCCAGGTACGCTCCATGCTGAATTGAATATTAAGAGCATACCGCTTTGGCCGAAACTTGCTGATGAACTGAACTTTCCATTGAAGAGGGTTGGTGGTCTTTGGCTAATTAGGGATAAGGCTGATTTCAAGAGATACCTAAGGCTTTACTCAAGGGCGTTCAAGTCCTCACTTGAACCAAATGCGCCTTATTACATTCCTGAGGGTAGTTTTCAACCCCTCGAGTTTGTGAATAGAAAGCAACTTCTGGATATGGAGCCATATGTTATGCCGAACGCCTTGGGCGCACTACATGACCCAAATCTATGCATTATAGACCCGATTAAGGTTGCCAAGGCTCTTGCTGAGAATGCTAAGGCTAATGGTGTTGAGTTCTTACTTAAACAGGAAGTTACTAAGATTGAAAGACAAGGTATAACGTATAGTATCTATACTAGGCAGGGATTAATCATTAAGTCAACCTTTGTGATTAATGCCTCCGGTATTGAGGTTGATAGAGTTGCTGAGATGGTTAGTGCAAGGAACTTCTCAATAGTTCCGTTGAAGGGTACATTAACAGACTTTGATGAGGAGGTTGGTAAATTAATAAGTCATGAGGTACACGTACTACCTAGGATGGAGGATTTACCCCATGTAAAGGCCGTATTACCTAATATTTATGGTTTCGCCAGATCAGGTATTTACCTAGAACTCACATATAAGAGTGATAAGGCTGTTCGCGAGGAAGCCGTTAATCATAATATTAAGGTTGCTAAGGAATTATTCCCAGAAATACCCTTTGAAAGACATATCGTTAAGTCATTCACAGGGTTCATGGCATACACAAACGCAGATACTGGTTGGCATGACTTTGTAGTTGACATACCTGATTACGTGCCTAACTGGATCAACATAGTGCTCGGTCCTGCCGGTGTATCAGCATCACCAATGCTCGGTAAGAAGGTAATTGAGTTATTAATACAGTCGGGACTTAGGCTTGAGCCTAAGAAGGGTTTTGACCCAAGGGCTAGGAGGGGTGTATCATCATGA
- a CDS encoding MBL fold metallo-hydrolase, with product MVRWMRLTVINDNKANPPLLNDWGWSVLIETDKWVLLYDANTEPRVMEYNIKALNIDHGKIDAAFLSHYHADHYGGFRYIGEIKKGLVVYVPETDNTLGRWGLNPVVVSDPREILEDTITTGVMRGMGVNEHSLIIKLNGYGSVIVVGCSHPGIDNIVKRGYGLFGDVYLVVGGFHGPTRQQLDSVAKYSRYVCPAHCSGDEARHYVSTRYPGKYCDVRTGSILNLPITGLTQNSP from the coding sequence ATGGTTAGGTGGATGAGGCTTACGGTGATCAATGATAATAAGGCAAATCCGCCATTACTAAATGATTGGGGATGGAGCGTACTAATTGAGACTGATAAATGGGTATTGCTTTATGATGCAAATACGGAACCAAGGGTGATGGAATACAATATTAAGGCGTTGAACATAGACCACGGCAAGATCGATGCTGCATTCCTAAGTCATTACCATGCAGATCATTATGGGGGTTTCAGGTACATAGGTGAGATTAAGAAGGGGTTAGTGGTTTACGTTCCTGAAACGGATAATACACTAGGTAGGTGGGGCCTTAACCCAGTGGTTGTCAGTGATCCAAGGGAGATCCTTGAGGACACAATAACTACCGGCGTAATGAGGGGCATGGGCGTTAATGAACACTCACTAATTATTAAATTGAATGGTTATGGTTCGGTTATTGTGGTTGGTTGTTCTCACCCTGGCATTGATAACATAGTTAAGAGGGGGTATGGTTTGTTTGGCGATGTTTACCTTGTGGTTGGTGGATTCCATGGACCAACCAGGCAACAACTCGATTCAGTCGCTAAGTACTCAAGGTACGTATGCCCAGCGCACTGTTCTGGAGATGAGGCGAGGCATTATGTAAGTACCCGATACCCGGGGAAGTATTGCGACGTCAGAACAGGCAGCATTCTCAACCTACCTATTACTGGATTAACTCAGAATAGTCCTTAA
- a CDS encoding radical SAM protein produces MSTRISHITYYVDIRSAYVQFLGCNFTCPWCIRRLTPWDHHLNNNELARLKFQGLLSMDEFLEIINYAITNYGLEEAVLGGEEPTIDPALPMIIRDLRNRKLRTRILTNAYEISGELLNELRQCINCETVVGIKTLDPNKHIKYTGKLLEPILRNIRRLIEDNVRVIFETVLIPGLNDVEDIEEIAKYLASIVRDPVLIIDPLIPKPGTPWRRPTQEELGGAMRRAGKYVRVITHETSGRPSRVIVLYPRPRYKLAK; encoded by the coding sequence GTGAGTACAAGGATTAGTCACATAACGTATTACGTAGACATACGCTCAGCCTACGTACAATTCCTAGGATGTAATTTTACCTGCCCATGGTGCATAAGGAGGCTGACTCCATGGGATCATCACCTAAACAATAATGAACTGGCCAGATTGAAGTTTCAAGGATTATTAAGCATGGATGAATTTCTAGAAATAATCAATTATGCAATAACGAATTATGGTTTAGAGGAGGCCGTTCTTGGGGGTGAGGAGCCGACGATTGATCCCGCATTACCAATGATAATCAGGGATTTAAGAAATAGAAAGTTAAGGACAAGAATACTGACGAATGCCTATGAAATAAGTGGTGAATTACTTAACGAACTGAGGCAGTGCATTAATTGCGAGACTGTTGTTGGAATTAAAACCCTTGATCCAAATAAGCACATTAAATACACTGGAAAGCTCCTCGAACCTATCCTAAGGAACATAAGGCGATTAATTGAGGATAATGTAAGGGTTATCTTCGAAACCGTGTTAATACCTGGCTTAAACGATGTTGAAGACATTGAGGAAATCGCGAAATACCTGGCAAGTATTGTGAGGGACCCAGTCCTAATAATTGACCCATTGATACCAAAACCAGGCACACCATGGAGGAGACCGACACAGGAGGAGCTAGGCGGGGCAATGAGAAGGGCAGGTAAGTATGTCAGGGTAATTACCCATGAAACATCAGGAAGGCCCAGTAGGGTAATCGTATTATACCCAAGGCCTCGCTATAAATTGGCAAAGTAG
- a CDS encoding ArsR/SmtB family transcription factor has product MSEVKSLEDLARAMDALGHPIRLRIIALLKLNGPLYLADIAKRLGISRALAKVHLNKLQRAGLVISRVELIPGEARALRYYQLVDFKLIVDPDYIVKLIGGGDEQRAK; this is encoded by the coding sequence ATGTCGGAGGTAAAATCCCTGGAGGACTTGGCAAGGGCCATGGATGCCCTGGGCCATCCAATAAGGCTAAGGATAATCGCTCTCCTGAAACTAAATGGGCCCCTCTATCTAGCGGATATTGCGAAGAGACTTGGTATAAGCAGGGCATTGGCAAAGGTTCACTTGAACAAGCTTCAGAGGGCTGGTTTGGTTATCTCGAGGGTGGAGTTAATACCTGGGGAGGCGAGGGCCCTGAGGTACTACCAATTAGTGGACTTCAAATTAATCGTGGACCCAGACTACATAGTGAAGCTAATAGGTGGTGGTGATGAGCAACGGGCTAAGTGA
- a CDS encoding MaoC/PaaZ C-terminal domain-containing protein, translated as MKMKSQGLTVTETHIIQFAGLTGDYNPLHVDDLFARESIFEGRVAHGLLVQSLALGLFAQLVAGTTIALLEVNSKFLKPVKIGDTIYVESEVADKKPSNKYNGGVITFKHEVKNQNGETVATIETKLMVARGPAMKKNVIKT; from the coding sequence ATGAAAATGAAGTCACAGGGATTAACGGTCACCGAGACCCACATAATACAATTCGCAGGACTAACAGGGGACTACAATCCACTGCATGTGGATGACTTATTCGCAAGAGAATCAATATTCGAGGGCAGGGTAGCACATGGACTACTGGTCCAATCACTCGCACTTGGGCTCTTTGCGCAGTTAGTTGCCGGAACAACAATAGCCCTACTTGAGGTTAACTCCAAATTCCTCAAACCAGTGAAGATAGGCGATACAATCTACGTGGAGTCCGAGGTTGCTGATAAAAAACCAAGCAATAAATACAATGGCGGGGTAATAACCTTCAAGCATGAGGTAAAGAACCAAAACGGCGAAACCGTAGCCACAATAGAAACAAAACTAATGGTAGCAAGAGGACCAGCAATGAAGAAAAATGTAATAAAAACGTAA
- a CDS encoding MFS transporter, whose protein sequence is MDRGKFLVIGFVVMCFNSLYQYSWNALEPLLITGFKASVVQVALGFALFSIFSSLFQPVGGHFADKNGPKKVGIIASVLSALGFLGTYASHDIYYFYVFWSMGSIGEGILYGIAANMAMKWFRDRMGFATGIVSMGFGLGSAIANPFISMAPNYRIVTLVIGLIEVMVLPVLLWFSEYPIKLAGQPPGQVILTGRFWLIYMSFVGAVVPLAVVSSELSVVGKELPQWELVTLISVLPLLSGGMRPIFGFIADRLGILRTTLLLNALLTIGAVLLWAGQVAASTVLIGFAGGSMITLYFNVAGEVFGTRFSTVNSGILYTGKALGGILGSLAFALIYTISATWAMLFNTSLTLIGVLALLPVLLMTRSTIKVKAK, encoded by the coding sequence GTGGATAGAGGCAAATTCCTTGTCATAGGCTTTGTGGTTATGTGCTTTAACTCACTTTATCAATACTCCTGGAATGCACTGGAACCACTTCTAATAACTGGGTTTAAGGCCAGCGTGGTTCAGGTGGCCCTGGGCTTTGCATTGTTTAGTATATTCTCATCACTATTTCAACCAGTGGGTGGTCATTTCGCGGACAAGAATGGACCTAAGAAGGTCGGCATAATAGCCTCAGTGCTGTCCGCATTGGGTTTCCTGGGAACCTACGCATCCCACGATATTTACTACTTCTATGTGTTTTGGTCCATGGGCAGCATTGGTGAGGGCATACTCTATGGCATAGCGGCTAACATGGCAATGAAGTGGTTTAGGGATAGGATGGGGTTCGCCACAGGCATTGTGTCCATGGGCTTCGGCCTAGGCTCCGCCATTGCCAACCCCTTCATATCAATGGCCCCTAATTACAGGATAGTAACGTTGGTCATAGGACTTATTGAGGTAATGGTACTGCCCGTACTGCTGTGGTTTTCGGAGTACCCAATAAAACTAGCCGGACAACCACCTGGTCAGGTAATTCTAACCGGCAGATTCTGGTTGATTTATATGTCATTCGTGGGAGCCGTCGTGCCCTTAGCAGTGGTGTCCTCCGAGCTATCTGTAGTTGGCAAAGAATTGCCCCAATGGGAACTCGTTACGCTAATATCAGTACTACCCCTATTAAGTGGCGGTATGAGACCTATCTTTGGATTTATTGCGGATAGGTTAGGCATACTGAGAACTACACTTCTTCTTAACGCCCTACTAACCATTGGAGCCGTATTGCTCTGGGCAGGCCAGGTGGCGGCATCCACAGTACTAATAGGCTTTGCGGGAGGTTCCATGATTACGCTATACTTCAACGTAGCCGGTGAAGTCTTCGGGACTAGGTTTTCCACGGTAAATAGCGGAATACTATACACAGGCAAGGCGCTCGGCGGTATACTAGGAAGCCTAGCATTCGCTTTAATATACACCATCAGTGCAACCTGGGCAATGCTATTCAACACATCCCTAACACTGATCGGCGTATTAGCACTACTCCCAGTACTACTAATGACAAGAAGCACCATAAAAGTCAAAGCAAAGTAA
- a CDS encoding PQQ-binding-like beta-propeller repeat protein has product MFIVTFFTIAFSMVVVTKASPNELGFTLIPIGNVVATAVSPSGYIAAVTNNPNGTATLFLIDNGKILWSKPLPAQICVYNDGNHPLTFVGDEYIIVADCNSDVMLININGGVVWVDNDLEPGNSATGVDSYSDLVLVTFGISWNNTGAPDAMLLSLSNGEVIWMFTYQPYTGVPHGTRGYPLFSGNGYFAFSMGNGWANGGTVFYFNNTGQLVWSYTYGGGYDPFFTAITPSGDYVIVQTMDLFNVNGGNTTLFNLNGQVVWSYVTGTVGNNQFTGGNPLYMSPNGEYFAVATDGVGSQYNGVYLFSTNGLMYHATIFPSTSTWSWPSVIVFNNGTVIAGLNNQLYELDTQGNVIAMATLPYDISDSIAITTNGQVVAVGTEGGLIILAPSQVVPQYGNAVINVFNVNGKPASTVPGAVYGLLMNSNFQVFAWAYMNSNSQLIFSNVPPGTYVLYIYHYPNSGLNYTEYWGNLTVTVTAGQTSTYNFTRDMPWIENMYATQSSSGAYTINVVINNSQDTSLNGVVTVYVSSQESQSSAQVLTQSVTLSPGTNTVTFTYTPSQPGTYYAYAVLNVTTQQPLGQPIATDQYSWTQIIQASSTTTSYILVGDAQIQNNALILTNDTPDTYGAVFWQSYFDSNKVVNLEINGSGFSSTGSVPGDGFVFYLFLNPSNWGIGPQFNNNVPSYSISGVSPVMGNVFFPQSTTPYIVVQWDPIWQNVYRQVGVVGQWNVWIIGPKGQVIKAWNGIGSESIFAPYSVKIEISYDPSTNTLMGIAFTWGFAISFFALNLNGYFTPPSSSNYVFGVGAATGFYHGEWYLDQYTSYYNVADYYVGYTQGSNVMLEELGKLINNTLYGIGLPGYSTAVSLSSLNLVSVDFSGITNYVVTININDYTNNGVTYIPIPSQLTINLTDLLWPQEAYTSGHGFSFQSSSNDLIYIVFISEGNEYGVVNNWNPFLDMYSYANYGTNYSPDGNCYGLSSTAILYFNRYIRGENTIDSLVVPYYPLQDYGLTTTPAYTAQLYLGYVNLSDDLLISPPQYNLMPAALEIAVHQFFDPNNYFQFKSFLIGSWAIVSLTPNDFNLLINILNSGHPVALVMFSRSATGVGIGYAIGYPSVIHAVVAWGYAKLANGSYAILISDPVFPGTIRVAIYNPSTDTFHYTWPDGTTYITFFVIEPTPARWSWFSSFSSSCVNVKCANITEELSPYTLIVVYAGSQSNEINAKVYLKGNSSMYDTFNQWGDSQSFVGYIPGSTGVFDGDVEVFAIPNQYDGDLEVDPIGTSVGIFIMQVSSSSIKGFLINATSSKPINVTIGLRPYGLTITSSSSASLNVTGFYMSSTRVIVNSTTAELEPNEATIINSTDLIGVPFLTTTTTTPVSMTIPPPPSYAFVNVIAPSYASWLVSAMASNGWYADYMGVGSMSFGPAYIGEPGTTVTFNVTRLGHCPSPSITYEPSNTLSLNYGPNYETIIINCEPTMSVALNVTSGGGVIALVNEPGLGQRQLILNGPTIESLELPINTTITIYAWPLPGFTVGGIYVNGNAMSGTNLYGAYVITDTVTSNQKIITQFK; this is encoded by the coding sequence ATGTTTATAGTTACGTTCTTCACCATAGCTTTCTCGATGGTTGTTGTTACTAAGGCGTCACCCAATGAGCTGGGCTTCACCCTTATACCAATTGGTAATGTCGTGGCTACCGCAGTATCACCGAGTGGTTATATTGCGGCTGTCACTAATAATCCCAATGGTACAGCAACGTTATTCCTCATAGATAATGGTAAGATACTATGGAGTAAGCCATTGCCAGCTCAGATCTGCGTATATAACGATGGTAATCACCCATTAACGTTTGTTGGTGATGAGTACATAATTGTTGCGGACTGCAATAGTGATGTCATGTTAATCAACATCAATGGGGGAGTAGTATGGGTTGATAACGACCTAGAGCCTGGGAATAGTGCAACAGGTGTTGATAGTTATAGTGATTTAGTCCTCGTAACCTTCGGCATTTCCTGGAATAACACGGGTGCGCCCGATGCCATGTTACTGAGTCTCAGTAATGGTGAGGTTATTTGGATGTTCACATACCAACCATACACTGGTGTGCCACATGGCACCCGTGGATATCCACTATTCAGCGGTAATGGCTACTTCGCCTTCTCAATGGGTAATGGATGGGCTAACGGCGGCACAGTATTCTACTTTAACAATACTGGTCAGTTGGTTTGGAGTTACACGTATGGTGGTGGTTATGACCCATTCTTCACGGCGATAACGCCAAGTGGTGATTACGTCATTGTACAGACGATGGACCTATTCAACGTTAATGGAGGTAACACGACATTATTTAACTTGAATGGGCAGGTCGTTTGGAGTTATGTGACGGGTACCGTGGGTAATAACCAATTCACAGGTGGCAATCCACTATACATGTCACCAAATGGTGAGTACTTCGCAGTAGCCACAGACGGCGTTGGATCACAATACAATGGTGTATACCTATTCAGCACTAACGGCCTTATGTACCACGCAACAATATTCCCAAGCACAAGTACCTGGTCCTGGCCCTCAGTAATTGTCTTCAATAACGGCACGGTAATTGCAGGTCTTAATAACCAACTCTATGAATTAGATACACAAGGTAACGTAATAGCCATGGCAACACTACCCTACGACATAAGCGACTCAATAGCCATAACAACCAACGGGCAGGTAGTGGCAGTAGGAACAGAAGGAGGACTAATAATCCTTGCACCAAGCCAAGTGGTGCCACAGTACGGTAATGCTGTTATCAATGTGTTTAATGTTAATGGTAAGCCCGCATCCACAGTCCCAGGAGCTGTTTATGGCCTACTGATGAATTCGAATTTCCAAGTGTTTGCCTGGGCCTACATGAACAGTAACTCGCAGTTGATATTCAGTAATGTGCCGCCCGGCACATATGTGCTATACATATACCACTACCCGAATTCAGGCCTTAACTACACGGAGTATTGGGGTAACTTAACGGTCACGGTCACGGCAGGCCAAACCAGCACCTACAACTTCACCAGAGACATGCCATGGATTGAGAATATGTATGCCACACAATCAAGCAGTGGTGCGTACACAATAAACGTAGTCATCAACAACTCACAGGACACAAGCCTCAATGGGGTAGTCACTGTCTATGTTTCAAGCCAGGAGAGCCAATCAAGCGCCCAGGTACTCACGCAGTCAGTAACCCTAAGCCCAGGAACAAACACTGTGACATTCACATACACACCAAGCCAACCGGGCACGTACTACGCATACGCAGTACTCAATGTAACGACACAGCAACCACTAGGCCAACCAATAGCCACAGACCAATACAGCTGGACACAAATAATCCAGGCATCGTCAACAACCACATCCTACATACTCGTTGGTGATGCCCAAATTCAGAATAACGCGCTCATACTAACTAATGATACACCGGACACGTATGGTGCCGTGTTTTGGCAAAGCTACTTCGACAGTAATAAGGTGGTTAACCTTGAAATTAACGGTAGTGGTTTCTCAAGTACTGGGTCTGTTCCTGGCGATGGCTTCGTGTTCTACCTATTCCTGAATCCAAGTAATTGGGGTATTGGGCCGCAGTTCAATAATAACGTGCCCTCATACTCGATATCAGGTGTAAGCCCAGTAATGGGCAATGTATTCTTCCCACAAAGCACAACACCGTACATAGTTGTTCAATGGGACCCAATTTGGCAGAACGTGTATAGGCAAGTGGGCGTTGTTGGGCAATGGAACGTGTGGATAATAGGGCCAAAAGGCCAAGTGATAAAGGCATGGAACGGAATAGGATCAGAATCAATTTTTGCACCATACTCTGTGAAAATTGAAATTAGTTATGATCCAAGTACCAATACACTAATGGGGATAGCATTTACATGGGGGTTTGCAATATCGTTTTTTGCACTTAATCTAAATGGCTACTTTACGCCACCGAGTTCCAGTAATTACGTCTTTGGTGTCGGCGCAGCTACAGGCTTTTATCATGGTGAATGGTATCTTGATCAATACACATCCTACTATAATGTTGCTGATTATTATGTAGGATACACACAAGGTTCTAATGTAATGTTAGAAGAGCTTGGAAAACTTATAAATAATACTTTATATGGTATTGGTTTACCTGGATATAGCACTGCGGTTTCACTTTCTAGCCTTAATTTAGTGAGTGTTGATTTTAGTGGTATAACTAATTACGTGGTTACGATTAACATCAATGATTATACAAACAATGGCGTTACCTACATACCAATACCAAGCCAACTCACGATAAATCTAACGGACCTACTATGGCCACAGGAAGCATACACGAGTGGACACGGCTTTAGCTTTCAATCTTCATCAAATGATTTAATATACATTGTTTTTATCTCTGAGGGTAATGAGTACGGCGTTGTGAATAATTGGAATCCGTTTCTCGATATGTACTCCTACGCCAATTACGGCACTAATTATTCACCTGACGGTAATTGTTATGGGCTCTCGAGTACGGCAATACTATACTTCAACCGCTATATACGTGGCGAAAATACGATAGATAGCTTAGTAGTGCCCTATTATCCGTTGCAGGATTATGGACTGACCACGACACCAGCTTATACTGCACAATTATACCTAGGTTATGTTAATTTAAGTGATGATCTGCTCATTTCGCCACCCCAGTACAATTTAATGCCAGCGGCATTAGAGATTGCAGTACATCAATTTTTTGACCCAAATAATTATTTTCAATTTAAATCCTTTCTTATTGGATCATGGGCTATTGTAAGTCTAACCCCTAATGACTTTAATTTACTAATTAATATTTTAAATAGCGGGCACCCAGTTGCGTTAGTGATGTTTAGTAGATCTGCCACCGGGGTAGGTATAGGTTATGCTATTGGTTACCCCTCTGTTATACATGCTGTTGTTGCCTGGGGTTACGCGAAGCTTGCCAATGGCTCTTATGCAATACTGATTAGCGACCCTGTCTTTCCGGGTACTATTAGGGTTGCTATATACAATCCATCAACTGATACCTTCCATTATACATGGCCCGATGGCACCACATACATTACATTCTTCGTAATAGAGCCTACTCCGGCTAGGTGGAGTTGGTTTAGTAGTTTTAGTAGTAGTTGTGTTAATGTTAAATGTGCTAATATTACTGAGGAGTTGTCGCCGTATACTCTTATTGTTGTTTATGCTGGTTCTCAGTCTAATGAGATTAATGCTAAGGTTTACCTTAAGGGTAATTCTTCCATGTATGATACCTTTAACCAGTGGGGTGATTCGCAGTCCTTTGTTGGTTATATTCCTGGTAGTACTGGTGTTTTTGATGGTGATGTTGAGGTCTTCGCAATACCCAACCAGTACGATGGTGATCTCGAGGTTGATCCAATAGGCACCAGTGTTGGCATATTCATAATGCAGGTCTCAAGCTCCTCAATCAAGGGCTTCCTAATCAACGCAACATCAAGCAAACCAATCAATGTCACCATTGGCTTAAGGCCATATGGTCTCACCATTACATCTAGTTCCTCAGCAAGCTTGAACGTAACAGGTTTCTATATGAGCAGTACTAGGGTTATTGTTAATTCCACAACGGCTGAGCTGGAGCCTAATGAGGCAACCATAATAAACTCCACAGACCTAATTGGCGTACCTTTCCTAACAACGACAACCACAACGCCAGTGTCTATGACTATTCCGCCACCCCCGTCATATGCATTCGTCAACGTTATTGCCCCTAGCTACGCCAGTTGGCTTGTTTCTGCAATGGCCTCCAATGGTTGGTATGCCGATTACATGGGCGTAGGATCGATGAGTTTTGGACCTGCCTATATTGGTGAGCCCGGGACTACCGTGACGTTCAACGTCACTAGATTAGGGCATTGCCCAAGCCCATCAATAACCTATGAACCATCGAACACATTAAGCCTAAACTACGGACCTAATTATGAGACGATAATAATTAATTGTGAACCAACGATGAGCGTGGCGTTAAATGTAACGAGCGGTGGTGGTGTCATAGCATTAGTTAATGAGCCAGGCCTTGGCCAGAGACAATTAATACTTAATGGACCAACAATAGAAAGCCTGGAACTACCCATTAACACCACAATCACCATATACGCATGGCCATTGCCAGGCTTCACTGTGGGTGGTATTTACGTTAATGGCAACGCCATGAGCGGCACCAACTTGTATGGAGCCTACGTAATAACAGACACAGTGACAAGCAACCAGAAAATAATAACGCAATTCAAGTAA